TGCCACAAGCTCATCATCTTCTGGAGGTTTATTTAGCTGGCTGATCGGAGACAAGTCCAAGACACTGCCTCCTCTTGACTTCCCACTTCCCAATGTTGCTCTCCCACCTGCACTGCCTGACTATGTTGAGCCCAGTAAGGTTAAGATAACAACTATTTCCAATGGTGTCAAAATAGCCTCAGAAACATCAGCTGTAAGTGTGGCTACCTTTATAAAATCAATGCCTCTCTGTTATTCCTACTTGTGAAGGATATTAAGTTTATGTTGTACTGACAAACCTGCTGTTGATTGGCTTTCTGGAGCAGAATCCTGCTGCCTCAATAGGGTTATATGTTGACTGTGGATCAATATATGAGACACCAATCTCATTTGGAGCCACACACCTTCTTGAGCGTATGGCCTTCAAGAGCACAATAAACAGGAGCTACCTACGCGTTATACGAGAAGTGGAGGCAATTGGTGGCAATGTGACAGCATCAGCCTCTCGGGAACAGATGGGGTACACCTTTGATGCTCTCAAAACTTATGTTCCTGAAATGGTAGAGCTTCTTATTGATTCTGTGAGGAACCCCGCATTCCTTGACTGGGAGGTCAGTGAACAGGTAAGATATCACCATGATTGTCGACTATCAGTTTTCATGCTTGCAGATGCTTGTATTGAAGCTGCATTCTGCCTTCTGTAGCTTGAAAAGGTGAAAGCTGAGATTGGAGAAGCTTCCAACAATCCTCAAGGCTTGCTTTTGGAGGCGCTTCACTCAGCTGGATATTCTGGGGCTTTGGCAAATCCTCTTTTAGCTCCAGAATCTGCAATAAACAGATTAGACAGCACAATTTTGGAGGAGTTTGTTGCTGTAAGTTGTAAAGAATGTATTAGACCAATTTGTTTTGCAAACCATATTACTTTACAGTGTCCATTTTTCTGGATCTTTTGTGTTCTTAAGCGGTGGATTGGCTTGGGCATTTCAGTTAAATTATACTGCTCCTCGGATGGTACTTGCGGCTTCTGGGGTTGAACATGAGGAACTGTTATCTGTTGCAGAACCACTTCTCTCTGACCTACCCAGTGTTCCTCGTCCTGAGGAACCTAAATCTGTGTATGTTGGAGGTGATTATCGCTGTCAAGCTGACTCAGGGGTGTGTATAATAAATGTTctgtttaaaaatattctttgttCAATGTGCATTACCAATTAATAACtgttatttctttcttatatgcCAGAAAACACATTTTGCTCTGGCCTTTGAAGTTCCCGGTGGTTGGCATAAGGAGAAGGAAGCAATGACTTTGACAGTTCTTCAGGTATTGGATTTTTATTTCAGGTTCCTATGGTGAATCAATGTGCTTGAAATAATTTCTTGTTCTTTCTAGCATTATTTACAAAATGTGGTTAGAATTGCATTCTTTCCAGGTCCC
Above is a window of Vitis vinifera cultivar Pinot Noir 40024 chromosome 11, ASM3070453v1 DNA encoding:
- the LOC100266273 gene encoding mitochondrial-processing peptidase subunit alpha isoform X2; the encoded protein is MYRTAASRVRALKGRAGSRALIRFASSSAVATSSSSSGGLFSWLIGDKSKTLPPLDFPLPNVALPPALPDYVEPSKVKITTISNGVKIASETSANPAASIGLYVDCGSIYETPISFGATHLLERMAFKSTINRSYLRVIREVEAIGGNVTASASREQMGYTFDALKTYVPEMVELLIDSVRNPAFLDWEVSEQLEKVKAEIGEASNNPQGLLLEALHSAGYSGALANPLLAPESAINRLDSTILEEFVALNYTAPRMVLAASGVEHEELLSVAEPLLSDLPSVPRPEEPKSVYVGGDYRCQADSGKTHFALAFEVPGGWHKEKEAMTLTVLQMLMGGGGSFSAGGPGKGMYSRLYLRVLNTYPQIQSFSAFNSIYNNTGLFGIQATTGSDFVSKAIDIAAKELVAVATPGQVDQVQLDRAKQTTKTAVLMNLESRMVASEDIGRQILTYGERKPVDHFLKAVDEVTLKDIASITQKLLSSPLTMASYGDVIFVPSYENVSSKFQSK
- the LOC100266273 gene encoding mitochondrial-processing peptidase subunit alpha isoform X1, whose product is MYRTAASRVRALKGRAGSRALIRFASSSAVATSSSSSGGLFSWLIGDKSKTLPPLDFPLPNVALPPALPDYVEPSKVKITTISNGVKIASETSANPAASIGLYVDCGSIYETPISFGATHLLERMAFKSTINRSYLRVIREVEAIGGNVTASASREQMGYTFDALKTYVPEMVELLIDSVRNPAFLDWEVSEQLEKVKAEIGEASNNPQGLLLEALHSAGYSGALANPLLAPESAINRLDSTILEEFVALNYTAPRMVLAASGVEHEELLSVAEPLLSDLPSVPRPEEPKSVYVGGDYRCQADSGKTHFALAFEVPGGWHKEKEAMTLTVLQMLMGGGGSFSAGGPGKGMYSRLYLRVLNTYPQIQSFSAFNSIYNNTGLFGIQATTGSDFVSKAIDIAAKELVAVATPGQVDQVQLDRAKQTTKTAVLMNLESRMVASEDIGRQILTYGERKPVDHFLKAVDEVTLKDIASITQKLLSSPLTMASYGDGNFSISWKPLTVLCFISMLW